Proteins from a single region of Pseudodesulfovibrio portus:
- a CDS encoding MFS transporter, which translates to MQNTPLAVLFTLSAATCSVMVGLGIIWPLLPVLAVQFGAGGLVVGLIIASYNISRTLLSTWVGRFSDRLGRKNFILMGLALYSVVSFAYVMADSSEMLIAVRLAHGLASLLVVPICMALAGDIAPRGQLGSYLGTVNMALMAGLGLGPSLGGVLFEHFGMHSAFYGMGALSIFAGGLVLFLLPPDRESGAVVRAQGTASLREIFSDRTAVALVLMRFFAATGQGAVYTFLPIYAMGASLSSLQVGVLLSVNIFIVALMQQPVGRWMDRGNPKSAVLVGMFACAVSILPMPFVEGFGPLLGLNVLMGLASGLTFPGSLVISGHLGRTMGMASLMSVTDAAWTFGLIISPILSGLIMDTLGVAHVFTLGAALLFIGSVVVAVLLHGYEPPEDQGNIVQQ; encoded by the coding sequence ATGCAGAATACCCCGCTCGCCGTCCTCTTCACCCTGTCCGCCGCCACCTGTTCCGTCATGGTGGGGCTGGGCATCATCTGGCCGCTGCTGCCGGTCCTGGCCGTGCAGTTCGGGGCGGGCGGCCTGGTCGTCGGCCTGATCATCGCCAGCTACAACATCTCCCGGACCCTGCTTTCGACCTGGGTGGGCCGGTTCTCGGACCGGCTGGGGCGGAAGAATTTCATCCTCATGGGGTTGGCCCTGTATTCCGTGGTGTCCTTTGCCTACGTCATGGCCGACAGCTCGGAGATGCTGATCGCGGTCCGCCTGGCCCACGGGCTGGCCTCGCTCCTGGTGGTGCCCATCTGCATGGCGCTGGCGGGCGACATCGCGCCCAGGGGGCAGCTCGGCTCCTACCTGGGCACCGTGAACATGGCCCTGATGGCCGGTCTCGGCCTCGGTCCGTCCCTGGGCGGCGTCCTGTTCGAGCACTTCGGCATGCACTCGGCTTTTTACGGCATGGGCGCGTTGTCCATCTTCGCGGGCGGGCTGGTGCTGTTCCTGCTGCCCCCGGACCGGGAGAGCGGGGCAGTGGTGCGCGCACAGGGCACGGCCTCCCTGCGCGAGATTTTTTCCGACCGCACTGCAGTGGCCCTCGTGCTGATGCGATTTTTCGCGGCCACGGGCCAGGGCGCGGTCTACACCTTCCTGCCCATCTACGCCATGGGGGCGTCCCTGTCCTCGCTCCAGGTGGGCGTCCTGCTGTCCGTGAACATCTTCATAGTGGCCCTCATGCAGCAGCCCGTGGGGCGGTGGATGGACCGGGGCAACCCCAAGTCCGCCGTTCTGGTCGGCATGTTCGCCTGCGCCGTGTCCATCCTGCCCATGCCCTTCGTGGAGGGATTCGGTCCCCTCCTCGGCCTGAACGTGCTCATGGGGCTGGCCAGCGGGCTGACCTTCCCGGGCAGCCTGGTCATCTCCGGCCACCTGGGGCGGACCATGGGCATGGCCTCGCTCATGAGCGTCACGGACGCGGCCTGGACCTTCGGGCTGATCATTTCCCCCATCCTGTCCGGGCTGATCATGGACACCCTCGGCGTCGCCCACGTCTTCACCTTGGGGGCGGCCCTTCTCTTCATCGGGTCCGTCGTGGTCGCCGTGCTGCTGCACGGATATGAGCCCCCGGAGGATCAGGGAAATATAGTTCAGCAATAG
- the rpsI gene encoding 30S ribosomal protein S9 — protein sequence MSDFTYATGKRKNAISRTRLYAGTGQITVNGRPFEDYFPRKTLQMVVQQPLKLVKMLDKFDIKANCTGGGVSGQAEALRHGISRALCEIDPELRAVLKPAGLLTRDARKKERKKYGLRGARASFQFSKR from the coding sequence ATGAGCGATTTCACTTACGCCACTGGCAAACGTAAAAATGCGATCTCCCGTACCCGTCTGTACGCCGGTACCGGCCAGATCACCGTCAACGGTCGTCCCTTCGAGGACTACTTTCCCCGCAAGACCCTGCAGATGGTCGTGCAGCAGCCGCTGAAGCTGGTCAAGATGCTCGACAAGTTCGACATCAAGGCCAACTGCACCGGCGGCGGCGTGTCCGGCCAGGCAGAAGCCCTGCGCCACGGCATCTCACGCGCCCTGTGCGAGATCGATCCCGAACTGCGCGCCGTTCTGAAGCCCGCCGGTCTCCTGACCCGCGATGCTCGTAAGAAAGAGCGCAAAAAGTACGGTCTGCGCGGTGCCCGCGCATCCTTCCAGTTCTCCAAGCGTTAA
- the rplM gene encoding 50S ribosomal protein L13, whose protein sequence is MKTYSPKPEDVSREWFIVDATDKILGRLATEITTRLRGKHKPEFAPHMDMGDFVIVINADKIKVTGQKLDAKMYYKHTNHPGGLKEKSLRQMLDIKPENVITAAVKGMLPKNKLAAKQIKKLKVYAGSEHPHAAQAPKPLDI, encoded by the coding sequence ATGAAGACATATAGCCCGAAGCCGGAAGACGTGAGCCGCGAATGGTTCATCGTCGACGCAACGGACAAGATTCTGGGCCGCCTGGCAACCGAGATCACCACTCGTCTGCGTGGCAAGCACAAACCCGAATTCGCCCCCCACATGGACATGGGCGACTTCGTGATCGTCATCAACGCCGACAAGATCAAGGTCACCGGCCAGAAGCTGGATGCCAAGATGTACTACAAGCACACCAACCATCCCGGCGGCCTCAAGGAAAAGAGCCTGCGCCAGATGCTGGACATCAAGCCTGAGAACGTCATCACCGCCGCGGTCAAGGGCATGCTGCCCAAGAACAAGTTGGCTGCCAAGCAGATCAAGAAGCTGAAGGTCTACGCCGGCAGCGAGCACCCGCACGCCGCCCAGGCACCCAAACCTCTGGATATTTAA